A window of Candidatus Krumholzibacteriia bacterium genomic DNA:
CCTACGTCACCTTCACCACTTCGACAACTTTCTTCACCTCGGCCGACGCCACGCTGTCGCGCAGCGGCAACACGGTTCCGCTCTCGCGCGATTCCATCAGGATGCGCAGGTTGAGCTCGCCGATCACCATCGTCTCCTGGTTGGGGAGCCCCTCGGCCAGGATGCCGTCGCGCGAGAACGGGAAGTCGCTGGGCGTGAGAATGGAAGCCTGGCCATAGTTGAGCGACACCGCGGGCACCATGGGCAGCGACCCCACCGTCGAAGAGTGCACCACGTACATCTGGTTTTCGATGGCCCGCGCCTGCGCGCAGTAGCGCACGCGCAGGAACCCCTGGCGGTCGTCCGTGCAGCTGGGCACGATGAGCACCGATACGCCCTCCCGCGCCGCAACGCGGGCCAGCTCGGGAAACTCCACGTCGTAGCACACGTTCAACGCGACACGGCCGAAGTTGGTTTCGATGATGCGCAATTCGTTCAGCGGCTCCACGAACCACTCTTCCTTTTCGAAGCGCGTCATGTGGATCTTGCACTGCGAGGTATGACCACCGCTGGGCCCGAAGAAGAATCCCTCGTTGTGAATCACCCCATCCTCGGTGCCATTGGAGGGAATGGTGCCCGCCGCGATATAGACGCGGTGCTTGCGCGCCAGCCCCGACATGAGTTCCA
This region includes:
- a CDS encoding carbon-nitrogen hydrolase family protein, whose translation is MEKELDRIRVATLQYFIRPISSFDQFRNQVAGLVETAADYKCHLLVFPEYFTLQLLTLEDIRRPIHELVRSLALQRERFVELMSGLARKHRVYIAAGTIPSNGTEDGVIHNEGFFFGPSGGHTSQCKIHMTRFEKEEWFVEPLNELRIIETNFGRVALNVCYDVEFPELARVAAREGVSVLIVPSCTDDRQGFLRVRYCAQARAIENQMYVVHSSTVGSLPMVPAVSLNYGQASILTPSDFPFSRDGILAEGLPNQETMVIGELNLRILMESRESGTVLPLRDSVASAEVKKVVEVVKVT